One window from the genome of Jeotgalibaca sp. MA1X17-3 encodes:
- the tilS gene encoding tRNA lysidine(34) synthetase TilS, which produces MNLLTKKLYDENNRFHFWTSSDTVLLAVSGGVDSMALLDAFSKLPTEKRPHFAVLHVQHHLRNEAEEDCKLVQKFCFTRGIPFYVKHWEKELHPDNNLEAAARDFRYQFFEEKMKVLMATALLTAHHADDQMETILMKLTRGSTLSGVAGIKKARIFDSGKLVRPFLDVQKEELYEYCRKYQVPYIEDATNEGNDFTRNRFRNNITPLIRKENEKAAQHFNEFSEELQALLEIASPVIQEAFENCFIQRKDVWSLDIHLFLNYSQSMRYLLLSYFLQEKWFQAGVSFRKSHVDDILEMIEGATPQATLNVSGGNVERRYGVLYFKKNKVSKSEENTEKNLFHTYLAEIDLNEWLELPFNGKIGLFLYSESFLSHSSVLSTHWVRLEEDVSYPLFVRYWQAGDRIRMNKHAPFTKKVSRIFIDQKVPQEKRRKAIVITDAQGEILWVPGYALSMKVSKGNEILEIEKNNQEQSKMIIHTNYEEVTE; this is translated from the coding sequence ATGAACTTGTTAACGAAGAAATTATATGACGAAAATAATAGGTTTCATTTTTGGACATCTTCCGATACGGTTCTCCTCGCTGTATCGGGTGGCGTGGACTCGATGGCGTTGTTGGATGCCTTCTCAAAACTTCCTACTGAAAAACGTCCTCACTTTGCTGTACTTCATGTCCAACACCATTTGCGAAATGAAGCCGAAGAGGACTGCAAGCTTGTACAAAAATTTTGCTTTACAAGGGGAATTCCTTTCTATGTAAAACATTGGGAAAAGGAACTACATCCAGATAATAATTTAGAGGCAGCCGCACGAGATTTTCGCTATCAATTTTTTGAAGAGAAAATGAAAGTTCTAATGGCGACTGCACTTTTAACAGCTCATCATGCAGATGATCAAATGGAAACCATTCTCATGAAGTTAACTCGAGGAAGTACGCTAAGTGGGGTTGCTGGTATAAAAAAGGCCCGGATATTTGATTCTGGGAAGTTAGTCCGGCCGTTTTTGGACGTACAAAAAGAAGAATTGTACGAGTACTGCCGAAAATATCAGGTTCCTTACATAGAAGATGCTACGAATGAAGGAAATGACTTTACACGTAATCGATTTCGAAATAATATTACTCCTTTAATCAGGAAAGAAAATGAAAAAGCGGCCCAACATTTTAATGAATTTTCAGAAGAGCTACAGGCCCTATTAGAAATAGCCAGTCCAGTAATTCAGGAAGCTTTTGAGAATTGTTTTATACAAAGAAAGGATGTTTGGTCTTTAGATATCCATCTTTTCCTAAACTATTCTCAATCAATGCGATACCTTCTGCTCAGTTATTTTTTACAAGAGAAATGGTTCCAAGCTGGAGTTTCTTTTCGAAAAAGCCATGTGGATGATATCCTTGAAATGATTGAGGGAGCCACTCCTCAAGCAACATTAAATGTGTCTGGAGGAAATGTAGAAAGACGATATGGAGTTCTTTATTTTAAAAAAAATAAAGTCTCAAAAAGTGAAGAAAACACTGAAAAAAACCTATTTCACACATACTTAGCAGAAATTGACCTAAATGAATGGTTAGAATTACCTTTTAATGGTAAAATAGGCTTGTTTTTATATAGTGAATCCTTTCTCTCTCATTCATCCGTTCTAAGTACTCATTGGGTAAGGCTCGAAGAAGATGTTTCATATCCTTTATTTGTACGTTATTGGCAAGCGGGAGACCGCATTCGTATGAATAAACATGCCCCTTTTACAAAGAAAGTATCTCGAATTTTTATTGATCAAAAAGTTCCTCAAGAAAAGAGGAGAAAAGCGATCGTTATAACGGATGCTCAAGGTGAAATTTTATGGGTCCCAGGGTATGCTCTTTCAATGAAGGTGAGTAAAGGAAATGAAATACTAGAAATAGAAAAAAATAATCAAGAACAGAGTAAAATGATTATACACACAAATTATGAAGAGGTGACGGAATGA
- a CDS encoding S1 domain-containing RNA-binding protein: protein MSIEVESIVSGKVTGITNFGAFIDLGDRKTGLVHISEISDSYIKDIHDVLSVGDEVSVKVLTIASDGKIGLSIRKAQPKSEEDSRPSREPREQKPYQRSSAPRSDSSHFKAREERPSQSKEPKKEGFDNLMSSFLKDSDDRLSSLKRNTESKRGGRGGRRG from the coding sequence ATGTCAATTGAAGTTGAAAGTATCGTATCAGGTAAAGTAACTGGTATTACAAATTTTGGTGCATTTATTGATTTGGGAGATAGAAAGACTGGACTTGTTCACATTAGTGAGATTTCCGATAGCTATATTAAAGACATTCACGATGTTTTAAGTGTTGGGGATGAGGTATCCGTTAAGGTACTAACTATTGCAAGTGATGGGAAGATTGGACTGTCCATTAGGAAAGCTCAACCAAAATCTGAAGAAGATTCCCGACCATCACGTGAACCACGTGAGCAAAAACCATATCAAAGGAGCTCCGCACCACGCAGTGATTCTTCTCACTTCAAGGCACGAGAGGAACGTCCTTCACAAAGCAAAGAACCTAAAAAAGAAGGCTTTGATAATTTGATGAGCTCATTTTTGAAAGATAGCGATGATCGCTTGTCTTCTTTGAAACGTAATACAGAAAGCAAACGCGGTGGACGCGGCGGAAGACGCGGATAA
- a CDS encoding MazG nucleotide pyrophosphohydrolase domain-containing protein, with amino-acid sequence MGKIEIVGLGAGDWNQLPVGVFKQLQEHTNIFLRTKEHPVVEELEKNGIHYRDFDNLYERESSFENVYQEIAKELLAQAKEKDVLYAVPGHPMVAEDSVKQLLHNTEEISVEILGGKSFLDDFFQAVDVDPIEGFQLVDGLRMDSDYLNLNNHLIVMQVYNDLVAGDVKLELMEKYPDEHRVALVDAAGTSQERVEWMPLYEMDRIEGVHNLLSVYVPPLVRDEQTKSFATTQAYMDAIHAGDIWVQAQNHKTLLPYLIEETDEVAQAIKEEDVDNLVEELGDVLLQIFYHAGYGENQGTFSMEDILENLNRKLRRRHPHVFDNYPVDSMEDIDEMWQMIKAKEKEMNNEKENEDEIR; translated from the coding sequence ATGGGAAAAATTGAAATAGTCGGTCTGGGTGCAGGAGATTGGAATCAGCTACCTGTAGGTGTGTTTAAACAGTTACAAGAACATACAAATATTTTTTTACGTACAAAAGAACATCCGGTTGTAGAAGAATTAGAAAAAAACGGAATTCACTACCGTGACTTTGACAATTTATATGAACGGGAAAGTAGTTTTGAAAATGTATACCAAGAAATTGCTAAAGAATTGTTGGCACAAGCAAAAGAAAAAGATGTTTTATATGCAGTACCAGGACATCCAATGGTTGCTGAAGACTCTGTAAAACAGTTGCTACATAACACCGAAGAAATCTCTGTTGAAATTTTAGGTGGAAAAAGCTTTTTAGATGATTTCTTTCAAGCGGTAGATGTAGATCCTATTGAAGGGTTTCAGTTGGTGGATGGATTAAGAATGGATTCTGATTATCTAAATTTGAATAATCATCTGATTGTTATGCAAGTATATAATGACCTTGTAGCAGGGGATGTGAAATTAGAGTTGATGGAGAAGTATCCAGACGAACATCGAGTAGCGCTAGTCGATGCAGCAGGGACCTCTCAAGAACGAGTGGAGTGGATGCCTTTATACGAAATGGATCGAATAGAAGGAGTACATAATTTACTTTCTGTTTACGTTCCTCCATTAGTTCGTGATGAACAGACGAAAAGTTTTGCAACTACACAAGCCTATATGGATGCGATTCATGCAGGAGATATCTGGGTTCAAGCACAAAATCACAAAACTCTTTTACCGTATTTAATAGAAGAAACAGATGAGGTTGCACAAGCTATTAAAGAAGAAGATGTGGATAACTTGGTGGAGGAATTAGGAGATGTTCTTCTTCAAATTTTTTACCATGCGGGATATGGGGAAAACCAAGGCACTTTTTCAATGGAGGACATTTTAGAAAACTTAAATCGAAAGTTACGTCGTAGACATCCTCATGTATTCGACAACTATCCTGTAGATAGTATGGAAGATATTGATGAGATGTGGCAAATGATTAAAGCAAAAGAAAAAGAAATGAATAATGAAAAGGAGAATGAAGATGAGATTAGATAA
- a CDS encoding L-lactate dehydrogenase, with the protein MAEIARKSGQKIILVGDGAVGSSYAFALVTQNIGRELGIIDMNVSKTEGDAMDLSDALAFTGPKKIYAAEYSDCKDADIVVLTAGAAQKPGETRLDLISKNLKIFKNIVGQVMDSGFDGIFLVATNPVDILTYATWKFSGLPASRIIGSGTSLDSARFRQEIAKLVHVDPRNVHAYILGEHGDSEFPVWSHANIGGLQLYEWLKQNDETIDEESLVKVFFSVRDAAYRIIEKKGATFYGIAVSLARITRAILNDEDAILPLSVYLDGEYGQHDVFIGVPAIVNSSGIRKAIEIPLTEVEFGNMQHSADTLRGVIKDSFAALEEEEKNN; encoded by the coding sequence ATGGCTGAAATAGCAAGAAAGTCTGGGCAAAAAATTATTCTAGTAGGTGATGGAGCAGTTGGTTCAAGTTACGCTTTTGCTCTTGTTACCCAAAATATTGGTAGAGAATTAGGAATCATTGACATGAATGTATCCAAAACAGAAGGCGATGCGATGGACCTATCAGACGCATTAGCATTTACAGGTCCCAAAAAAATCTATGCAGCCGAGTATTCAGACTGTAAGGATGCAGATATTGTTGTATTAACCGCTGGTGCAGCCCAAAAACCAGGTGAAACTAGACTTGATTTAATCAGTAAGAATTTAAAGATTTTTAAAAATATAGTTGGACAAGTGATGGACTCTGGTTTCGATGGAATTTTCTTAGTTGCTACGAATCCTGTTGATATCCTTACTTATGCAACATGGAAATTTTCTGGCCTTCCTGCTAGCAGAATTATTGGTTCTGGAACTTCTTTGGATAGTGCTCGTTTCCGTCAAGAAATAGCAAAACTAGTTCATGTGGATCCTCGAAATGTTCATGCTTATATTTTGGGAGAACATGGAGATTCTGAGTTTCCAGTTTGGTCTCATGCAAACATCGGTGGATTACAATTGTATGAATGGTTGAAACAAAATGACGAAACAATCGATGAAGAATCTTTAGTGAAAGTATTCTTTTCTGTTCGTGATGCAGCCTATCGCATTATCGAAAAGAAAGGGGCAACATTCTATGGAATTGCTGTTTCCTTAGCTCGAATTACAAGAGCAATCCTGAACGATGAAGATGCAATTTTACCACTTTCCGTTTATTTAGATGGAGAATATGGTCAACATGATGTTTTCATTGGAGTACCTGCTATTGTTAATAGTTCTGGAATCCGTAAAGCTATCGAAATCCCTCTAACAGAAGTGGAATTTGGAAATATGCAACATTCAGCTGATACCCTTCGTGGAGTAATCAAAGATTCCTTTGCAGCTTTGGAAGAAGAAGAAAAAAATAATTAA
- a CDS encoding RNA-binding S4 domain-containing protein, translated as MRLDKFLKVSRLIKRRSVAKEVADKGRILINDKQAKSSSDVKVDDVLTLQYGTKTLIVRINKILDTTKKDVAQEMYTIISETMLPRDEKEAQF; from the coding sequence ATGAGATTAGATAAATTTTTAAAAGTTTCTCGATTAATTAAACGGAGATCTGTTGCCAAGGAAGTTGCTGATAAAGGACGTATTCTGATTAATGATAAACAAGCGAAATCTAGTTCAGATGTAAAAGTGGATGATGTATTGACTCTCCAATATGGAACAAAAACATTAATCGTTCGTATCAATAAAATTCTTGATACAACTAAAAAAGATGTAGCACAAGAAATGTATACGATTATAAGTGAAACCATGCTTCCTAGAGATGAAAAAGAAGCGCAATTTTAA
- the mfd gene encoding transcription-repair coupling factor: protein MKDIENFLRDTPNIKNIIKQAEQEGNQLVTGISSSARNLLTSMVYESQEKPVVVWASNLLHATQIYEDLNQINPNIPIHLFPVEESLAVELAFSSPEYRSQRVDALHFLSSGEKGIVVVPTAGFKKILAPPSIWKEYNLVFQVGNEMEFETLPQKLVAMGYVREQMVASPGEFSVRGDILDIYSLNEENPIRIEFFGSEIDGLRFFDPSTQKSIEEQVEEVLVLPAQDSVFPSKVLKERAENIEKLFKKAQKALKNEEVKKRMSVYFEDFIEKLHIGELPTVPQMYASLFYPELPTILDYIPEETLFIMDEYSRTLENDRTQETEGAEWQEAKLYEGVILPKQVMLAEVRDIVKKSNHSKIFYSLFQKGLASVRFKEIHALQYRGVVQFFSQMPMVKVEMDRWLKQGMTIFTIVADSERAEKVHRTFSDFDIESVVKGQDKVVPKHVNIVVGGMANGFEMPLEKVVFLTEKELFNKVKKRQPGRQKMSNAERLKSYTELVPGDFVVHVNHGIGQYTGMETIERNGIHQDYISILYQDSAKLFIPVTQLHLVQKYVSSESKTPKVNKLGGTEWAKTKNKVASRVEDIADELIELYANREAEKGYAFPRDNQDQVEFENSFPYTETDDQLRSIAEVKKDMEKEKPMDRLLVGDVGYGKTEVAMRAVFKAVLDGKQAAFLVPTTILAQQHYETLIQRFEDLPFEIGLLSRFRTKKQQTETIKGIRKGSVDIVIGTHRILSKDIEFFDLGLLVVDEEQRFGVKHKERLKALKASVDVLTLTATPIPRTLHMSMLGVRDLSVIETPPANRYPVQTYVMEQNMGAVRDAIEREMARGGQAFYVYNRVDTIERKADELRLMIPDCRVGVAHGQMTEIQLENIMVDFVEGNYDVLVTTTIIETGVDIPNANTLFIENSDHMGLSQLYQLRGRVGRTNRIAYAYLMYNPNKILSEISEKRLQAIKDFTELGSGFKIAMRDLSIRGAGNLLGSQQHGFIDSVGFDLYSEMLSEAVERKRGKGKRPKRISVEIDLDVNAYIPVTYIEDERQKIDMYKRIQQISSEEEYYEIQDDFVDRFGEYPEEVGHLTQIGLLKNVAESAEAEILKRSGDRVDVTFTKEGTVRLQGAAIFEALSTIPLRAQVNLQKEKLVVTLQIDKQTTSAWMDYLKVFLESCSVETEEKDTES from the coding sequence ATGAAAGACATAGAAAACTTTTTGAGGGATACTCCCAATATAAAAAATATTATTAAACAAGCCGAGCAAGAGGGAAATCAATTAGTGACGGGGATTTCCAGTTCTGCTCGTAATTTACTGACTTCAATGGTGTATGAATCTCAAGAAAAACCTGTTGTAGTATGGGCTTCTAACTTATTGCATGCTACACAGATTTATGAAGACTTAAACCAAATTAATCCGAACATCCCCATCCATCTTTTTCCAGTGGAAGAATCTTTGGCAGTGGAACTTGCCTTTTCTTCTCCAGAATATCGTAGTCAACGAGTGGATGCTCTTCACTTTCTAAGTAGTGGTGAAAAAGGAATCGTAGTCGTTCCTACTGCAGGATTCAAAAAAATATTGGCACCACCTTCTATTTGGAAAGAATATAACTTAGTTTTCCAAGTTGGAAATGAAATGGAATTTGAAACACTTCCTCAAAAGCTAGTAGCCATGGGGTATGTTCGTGAGCAAATGGTGGCTTCGCCAGGAGAATTCAGCGTTCGAGGAGATATCCTTGATATTTATTCTTTAAACGAAGAAAATCCAATTCGTATTGAATTTTTTGGTTCGGAAATTGATGGTCTTCGTTTCTTTGATCCTTCTACACAGAAATCAATAGAAGAACAGGTAGAAGAAGTATTAGTATTACCTGCTCAGGATTCTGTTTTTCCATCCAAAGTACTTAAAGAACGTGCAGAAAACATAGAAAAATTATTTAAAAAAGCTCAAAAAGCATTGAAAAATGAAGAAGTAAAAAAACGAATGAGTGTTTATTTTGAAGACTTTATTGAAAAGCTTCATATAGGTGAACTTCCTACAGTTCCACAAATGTATGCATCTTTATTTTATCCAGAACTTCCTACTATTTTAGATTATATTCCTGAAGAAACATTATTTATTATGGATGAGTACTCCCGTACATTGGAAAATGATCGAACGCAAGAAACAGAAGGAGCAGAATGGCAAGAAGCAAAATTATATGAAGGGGTTATTTTACCCAAACAAGTGATGTTAGCTGAAGTTCGTGATATTGTAAAAAAGAGCAATCATTCTAAAATATTTTATTCTCTTTTTCAAAAAGGCTTAGCAAGCGTTCGTTTCAAAGAGATTCATGCTTTACAATATCGTGGGGTTGTTCAATTCTTTAGCCAGATGCCAATGGTGAAAGTAGAGATGGATCGTTGGTTGAAACAAGGAATGACGATCTTTACGATTGTCGCGGATTCAGAACGTGCTGAAAAAGTACATCGCACCTTTTCTGATTTTGATATTGAAAGTGTTGTAAAAGGACAGGATAAAGTTGTTCCAAAGCATGTGAATATCGTTGTAGGTGGAATGGCGAATGGATTTGAGATGCCTCTTGAAAAAGTAGTCTTTTTAACTGAAAAAGAACTATTTAATAAAGTGAAAAAAAGACAACCTGGTCGACAGAAAATGTCTAATGCAGAACGATTGAAAAGCTATACTGAACTAGTTCCTGGTGATTTTGTTGTTCATGTAAACCATGGGATTGGTCAATATACTGGAATGGAAACCATTGAACGGAATGGGATTCATCAAGATTATATTTCTATTTTATATCAAGATAGTGCCAAACTGTTTATACCAGTTACTCAGTTACACTTGGTACAAAAATACGTCTCTTCTGAATCAAAAACTCCTAAAGTAAATAAATTAGGAGGAACCGAATGGGCAAAAACGAAGAATAAAGTTGCGTCTCGAGTAGAAGATATTGCTGATGAGTTAATTGAACTATATGCAAACCGAGAAGCGGAAAAAGGATATGCTTTTCCACGTGATAATCAAGATCAAGTTGAATTTGAAAATAGTTTTCCGTATACCGAAACCGATGATCAGTTACGAAGTATTGCAGAAGTTAAAAAGGATATGGAAAAAGAAAAGCCGATGGATCGTCTCCTAGTAGGGGATGTTGGTTATGGAAAAACAGAAGTAGCTATGCGAGCTGTTTTTAAAGCGGTACTAGATGGAAAACAAGCAGCTTTTCTGGTGCCTACAACCATTTTGGCGCAGCAACACTATGAAACGTTAATCCAACGTTTTGAAGATTTACCGTTTGAGATAGGGTTGTTAAGTCGCTTTCGCACTAAAAAACAACAAACCGAAACCATCAAAGGAATTCGAAAAGGATCAGTTGATATCGTAATTGGTACTCATCGTATTCTGTCTAAAGATATTGAGTTTTTTGATTTGGGACTGTTAGTTGTTGATGAGGAACAGCGTTTTGGCGTGAAGCATAAAGAGCGATTAAAAGCTTTGAAAGCATCCGTTGATGTTCTTACGTTAACAGCGACTCCAATTCCTCGGACCTTACATATGTCCATGCTCGGAGTACGAGATTTATCGGTTATTGAGACCCCACCTGCAAACCGGTACCCTGTCCAGACGTATGTGATGGAACAGAATATGGGAGCCGTCCGTGATGCAATTGAACGTGAAATGGCTCGTGGTGGTCAAGCCTTTTATGTATATAACCGGGTAGATACCATTGAACGAAAAGCAGATGAACTTCGTTTGATGATTCCAGATTGCCGAGTAGGCGTCGCCCACGGGCAAATGACAGAAATTCAACTAGAAAATATTATGGTTGACTTTGTGGAAGGAAATTATGATGTCCTCGTTACAACGACCATTATTGAAACCGGAGTAGATATTCCTAATGCCAATACGCTCTTTATTGAAAACTCAGATCATATGGGCTTATCACAATTGTATCAACTACGTGGTCGAGTTGGGCGTACAAACCGAATAGCATATGCATATCTCATGTATAATCCTAATAAGATTTTAAGTGAAATTAGTGAAAAACGACTTCAAGCTATTAAAGACTTTACTGAATTAGGTTCTGGATTCAAAATTGCGATGAGAGATTTATCTATTCGTGGTGCAGGAAACTTATTAGGGTCCCAACAACATGGTTTTATAGATTCTGTAGGATTTGATTTATATTCAGAAATGCTCAGCGAAGCTGTGGAAAGAAAACGTGGAAAAGGGAAACGTCCAAAACGAATTAGTGTTGAAATTGACCTAGATGTGAATGCTTATATTCCAGTAACGTATATTGAAGATGAACGTCAGAAAATTGATATGTATAAACGAATCCAACAAATTAGTAGTGAAGAAGAATACTATGAAATTCAAGATGATTTTGTGGATCGGTTTGGAGAGTATCCAGAAGAAGTAGGACACCTTACTCAAATAGGTCTTTTGAAAAACGTTGCAGAGTCAGCCGAGGCCGAAATCTTAAAGAGGTCAGGTGATCGAGTGGATGTAACCTTTACTAAAGAAGGAACCGTTCGTCTTCAAGGAGCAGCTATTTTTGAAGCGCTAAGTACCATTCCACTCCGAGCACAAGTCAATCTACAAAAAGAAAAATTAGTAGTAACCTTACAAATTGATAAACAAACAACAAGTGCATGGATGGATTACTTAAAAGTATTCTTGGAGTCGTGCTCTGTGGAAACAGAAGAAAAAGATACAGAGAGTTGA
- the hpt gene encoding hypoxanthine phosphoribosyltransferase, which produces MIHPDIKEILYTEEDIKNTVKKLGAELTEEYRGKNPLVIGVLKGAVMFMTDLSRAMDCDLELDFMDVSSYGSEIESSGDVKIIKDLDASVEGRDLLIVEDIIDTGRTLSYLIDIFRYRNAKSIKIVTLLHKKERRVVDLEADYVGIHVPNEFVVGYGLDFVEKYRNLPYIGILKEEIYK; this is translated from the coding sequence ATGATACATCCAGATATAAAAGAAATTTTGTACACAGAAGAAGACATTAAGAACACAGTAAAGAAATTAGGCGCAGAGTTGACCGAAGAGTACCGTGGGAAGAATCCACTTGTAATCGGAGTGTTAAAAGGGGCAGTCATGTTTATGACTGATTTATCACGTGCAATGGATTGTGACTTAGAATTAGATTTCATGGATGTTTCTAGCTACGGGTCAGAAATTGAATCAAGTGGAGATGTCAAAATTATTAAAGATTTAGATGCATCCGTTGAAGGTAGAGATTTGCTGATTGTGGAGGATATTATCGATACTGGTCGAACATTGAGTTACTTAATTGATATATTCCGATACCGAAATGCTAAATCAATTAAAATCGTTACCTTATTACATAAAAAAGAGCGTCGTGTAGTTGATTTGGAAGCAGACTACGTAGGGATTCATGTGCCAAATGAATTTGTGGTAGGCTATGGTTTAGACTTTGTCGAAAAATACCGAAACTTGCCTTATATTGGAATTTTAAAGGAAGAAATTTATAAGTAA
- a CDS encoding septum formation initiator family protein — MQDNEYLAKLARGKYYLSKDGEIIFSLPEDNQSKAATENSLN; from the coding sequence CTGCAAGATAACGAGTACCTTGCTAAATTAGCACGGGGAAAGTATTACTTGAGCAAAGATGGTGAAATTATTTTTAGTCTGCCAGAAGATAATCAGAGCAAAGCAGCAACTGAAAATTCACTAAATTAA
- a CDS encoding oligosaccharide flippase family protein has product MKNEQMKNMLKGAFLLSIASFIAKILSAVYRVPFQNMVGNTGFYVYQQIYPLYGIGMTFALSGFPVFFSKTIAEATTKIERKKLIYQSIVILSFFGTSIFALLYGFSSGIAQMMGDELLAPLIQSVSWMFLFMPILATLRGYFQGIYRMEPTAISQVIEQLVRVGVILLFAYWYTQGIFDLYEMGAGAMSGAIWGAGSASLILLIAFFKNKPEKNINHDFVESQKVHHSWRNLTKRYATEGLTICLLTSILVLFQLVDSFTLYKNLVENGVAEEVAKSLKGIYDRGQPLVQLGMVVGTGFSASFIPLMSRAYAYNRESEFKRAAQSLIRMTAIFSAASVAGLLAILPQVNDMLFGDQNGSAVLSVYIISIAVASVMMAYHSILQSLNKYRVTLLALVMGLVVKVLMNLLFVRLWGTMGASIATLLGLSIMVFFLGSQMPSPLKGVWRKDAFLYKLLGGCVLLFASAYATKWLLITFIFQTTGRTTSSLTSFLTVIIGIVFFGWYLLRVRLLTTREWLSIPLGKKLLKKISKSK; this is encoded by the coding sequence ATGAAAAATGAACAGATGAAAAACATGTTGAAGGGTGCTTTCTTACTTTCCATTGCAAGTTTTATTGCAAAAATATTAAGCGCAGTCTACCGTGTTCCCTTTCAAAATATGGTTGGGAACACTGGTTTTTATGTGTATCAACAAATTTATCCTCTCTATGGAATTGGAATGACCTTTGCATTATCCGGATTTCCTGTGTTTTTTTCAAAAACAATTGCGGAAGCAACGACAAAAATAGAACGTAAAAAACTAATCTATCAAAGTATAGTTATTTTATCTTTTTTTGGAACTAGTATTTTCGCGCTGTTATATGGATTTTCAAGTGGAATTGCCCAGATGATGGGGGATGAACTGCTAGCACCTTTAATTCAATCTGTTTCCTGGATGTTTCTTTTTATGCCCATACTGGCAACCTTACGAGGATATTTTCAAGGGATTTATCGGATGGAACCTACCGCTATTTCTCAAGTAATCGAGCAGTTGGTGCGAGTAGGTGTCATTCTTTTATTTGCCTATTGGTATACACAAGGAATTTTTGACTTGTATGAAATGGGTGCAGGCGCTATGAGTGGAGCAATCTGGGGAGCTGGATCAGCTAGTCTCATTCTTTTGATTGCGTTTTTTAAAAATAAACCCGAAAAGAATATAAATCATGATTTCGTAGAAAGTCAAAAGGTTCACCATTCTTGGAGAAATTTAACAAAGCGTTATGCAACAGAAGGCTTAACTATTTGTTTGTTGACGTCGATTCTTGTTCTTTTTCAATTAGTCGATTCCTTTACCTTATATAAAAACCTAGTTGAAAATGGAGTGGCAGAAGAAGTAGCGAAATCATTAAAAGGAATCTATGATCGTGGACAGCCGTTGGTTCAGTTGGGGATGGTAGTCGGAACTGGTTTTTCTGCTAGTTTTATTCCACTCATGAGTCGTGCGTATGCCTATAATCGAGAGAGTGAATTTAAACGAGCAGCTCAATCCTTGATTCGAATGACGGCTATCTTTTCAGCAGCTTCTGTAGCAGGATTATTGGCCATTCTTCCTCAAGTGAACGACATGCTATTTGGCGACCAAAATGGTAGTGCTGTTTTATCTGTTTATATTATTAGTATTGCTGTAGCTTCGGTTATGATGGCTTACCACTCTATTTTACAAAGTCTAAATAAGTATCGAGTAACCTTACTAGCTTTAGTGATGGGACTTGTAGTTAAAGTACTGATGAATCTTTTATTTGTACGTCTATGGGGAACAATGGGAGCTAGTATCGCCACTCTTTTAGGTCTTTCTATCATGGTTTTCTTTCTGGGAAGTCAAATGCCTTCTCCTTTAAAAGGAGTTTGGCGAAAAGATGCCTTTTTGTATAAGTTGTTAGGCGGGTGTGTTCTTCTCTTTGCTAGTGCATACGCAACGAAGTGGTTGTTGATAACATTTATATTCCAAACCACAGGACGTACTACTTCTTCCCTAACTTCCTTCCTCACAGTCATCATAGGCATTGTATTTTTTGGATGGTATCTTTTACGGGTTCGACTATTAACTACGAGAGAATGGTTATCGATTCCATTAGGTAAAAAACTATTAAAAAAAATATCCAAAAGTAAATAA
- the pth gene encoding aminoacyl-tRNA hydrolase gives MKMIIGLGNPGQKYVATKHNIGFVAVDEWAYQNKATFNKNKFDAMYFEERVNGEKVIFVKPMTFMNDSGRAIRPLMDYFGMNTDEIVVIYDDMDMPPGKIRLRQKGSAGGHNGVKSIIQHLGTQDFNRIRIGVGRPEPYMTVVQHVLSPFPKTDHGEMLFSVKESVEAIDHYLKGDNFLSTMNKFNKKS, from the coding sequence ATGAAAATGATTATTGGACTAGGGAATCCTGGTCAAAAATATGTAGCTACCAAACATAACATTGGATTTGTAGCCGTAGACGAGTGGGCTTATCAAAATAAGGCTACTTTTAATAAAAATAAATTTGATGCTATGTATTTCGAAGAACGGGTGAATGGGGAAAAGGTTATTTTTGTAAAACCTATGACATTTATGAATGACTCAGGAAGGGCAATTCGCCCTTTAATGGATTATTTTGGAATGAACACAGATGAAATTGTTGTTATTTATGATGATATGGATATGCCGCCTGGAAAAATTAGACTCCGGCAAAAGGGAAGTGCAGGTGGACATAATGGTGTGAAAAGTATCATTCAACATCTCGGGACACAAGATTTTAATCGTATTCGTATTGGAGTTGGTCGGCCTGAACCTTATATGACCGTTGTTCAACACGTACTAAGTCCTTTCCCTAAAACAGATCATGGTGAGATGCTATTCTCTGTGAAGGAGAGTGTTGAGGCAATCGACCACTATTTAAAAGGAGATAATTTTCTTTCTACCATGAATAAATTTAATAAAAAGAGCTAG